The Phycisphaeraceae bacterium genome has a segment encoding these proteins:
- the ubiE gene encoding bifunctional demethylmenaquinone methyltransferase/2-methoxy-6-polyprenyl-1,4-benzoquinol methylase UbiE, giving the protein MNSASKTTNQDTVWTDATLTDPHHDADKPAKVRAMFSAIARSYDLNNRVHSLGQDQRWRKLAVRAAAVQSGDVVADVACGTGDLTHAFARTPASSILGLDFTRAMLDLAEHKRTTRSIPDPDRIRYLEADAQNLPLESGSVDVVSIAFGIRNVQNPDQALAEFARVLRPGGRLVILEFDRPAIAPVRWFNAFYCGWVMPRTATLISRDRSGAYRYLPRSVESFMSRTDLESAMNRHGFSQISSRPLSLGICTLYRAVRSGPQT; this is encoded by the coding sequence GTGAACTCCGCATCCAAAACTACCAATCAGGACACCGTCTGGACCGACGCCACCCTGACCGATCCTCACCACGACGCCGACAAGCCCGCAAAGGTCCGGGCAATGTTCTCCGCCATCGCAAGATCCTATGACCTCAACAACCGGGTGCATTCCCTCGGCCAGGACCAACGCTGGCGAAAACTCGCCGTCCGTGCCGCCGCCGTTCAATCAGGAGACGTCGTCGCAGACGTCGCCTGTGGCACCGGTGACCTCACTCACGCATTCGCCCGCACACCGGCATCCTCTATCCTCGGCCTCGACTTCACCCGCGCCATGCTCGATCTCGCAGAGCACAAACGCACCACCCGCTCCATCCCAGACCCCGACCGCATCAGATATCTCGAAGCGGACGCACAAAACCTCCCACTCGAATCGGGGTCGGTCGATGTCGTCTCGATCGCCTTCGGCATCCGCAACGTCCAGAATCCCGATCAGGCTCTGGCCGAGTTCGCCCGAGTCCTCCGCCCCGGCGGGCGACTCGTTATCCTCGAATTCGATCGCCCGGCGATCGCCCCGGTCCGGTGGTTCAACGCTTTCTACTGTGGCTGGGTCATGCCTCGTACCGCAACCCTCATCAGCCGCGACCGCTCGGGGGCTTATCGCTACTTGCCAAGGTCCGTCGAATCATTCATGTCGCGAACAGATCTTGAATCAGCCATGAATCGCCACGGATTCTCACAGATTTCCTCCCGCCCCCTCAGCCTTGGCATCTGCACCCTCTATCGCGCCGTCCGATCAGGTCCGCAAACCTGA
- a CDS encoding cobalamin-dependent protein (Presence of a B(12) (cobalamin)-binding domain implies dependence on cobalamin itself, in one of its several forms, or in some unusual lineages, dependence on a cobalamin-like analog.): MSSNPLIEGLFDALIAGDRPLARAVIHNAAQTLPPQDILINLLWPSYALLDKMHRKDQLSKLSYQLGSRLLRVLVDQVAANLPLTGTGPGEGRTIFTCCGPTDPDELGAQIAVDLLESHGFTVQFVGGNVPHDEIISALSEERPAVFLCFCSSQTDLPYLRLIFNTLHETGICPDMQIAVGGGVFNRAEGLAEEMGADVWVQDPIELVEVLIHDRDLRTSVAHRTFGKRRRRSKPAA; the protein is encoded by the coding sequence ATGAGTTCGAATCCACTGATCGAAGGGCTCTTTGATGCCCTCATCGCGGGCGATCGTCCGCTCGCACGCGCCGTTATTCACAATGCCGCACAGACCCTCCCGCCACAGGACATCCTCATCAATCTCCTCTGGCCCTCCTACGCGCTGCTCGACAAGATGCACCGCAAGGACCAACTCAGCAAACTCAGTTATCAGCTCGGCTCACGCCTCTTACGCGTGCTCGTCGATCAGGTCGCCGCAAACCTTCCTCTCACAGGCACCGGGCCCGGCGAAGGACGCACCATCTTCACCTGCTGTGGCCCAACAGACCCCGACGAGCTCGGCGCACAGATCGCCGTCGACCTCCTCGAATCTCACGGCTTCACAGTCCAATTCGTCGGAGGCAACGTCCCGCACGACGAGATCATCTCCGCCCTCAGTGAAGAACGACCCGCAGTCTTCCTCTGCTTCTGCTCATCACAGACAGACCTGCCCTACCTCCGCCTGATCTTCAACACCCTCCACGAAACCGGCATCTGCCCGGACATGCAGATCGCCGTCGGTGGGGGAGTCTTCAATCGTGCCGAAGGCCTCGCCGAAGAAATGGGCGCCGACGTCTGGGTGCAGGATCCTATCGAACTCGTCGAAGTCCTCATCCACGATCGAGACCTGCGCACCAGCGTCGCGCACCGCACGTTCGGCAAGCGCCGCCGCCGCTCCAAGCCCGCAGCATAA
- a CDS encoding OmpA family protein: MSKHRRWLVGSVLACLSVMGLGGCVSQQEYDRLVDTNRSLKATNSDLQAQLDDRNRLISSLRGETGSASDSITGLTGENATLRQQLAAAQARIRQFEDDLASMSMTRLDPVTDSALRDLANRYPGLVSYDADRGMLRFASDLTFDSGSAVVRASAGDSLRALAGILNSSDAMNYDARIVGHTDSQRVSAATAQRHATNMHLSAHRAIAVRDALIGLGVTPGRMEAAGWGEFRPAVPNTASGNTPENRRVEIYIVRGSGGARSLGAPSGGSIELDRDRGAGGFEPVK; encoded by the coding sequence ATGTCGAAGCATCGTCGCTGGCTGGTGGGAAGCGTTCTGGCGTGCCTTTCCGTTATGGGTCTGGGCGGGTGCGTGAGTCAGCAGGAGTATGACCGTCTGGTGGACACGAACCGGAGCCTGAAGGCGACGAATTCGGATCTTCAGGCACAACTTGATGACCGGAATCGATTGATCAGTTCGCTACGCGGGGAGACCGGCAGCGCGAGCGATTCGATCACGGGATTGACTGGCGAGAACGCGACGCTGAGGCAGCAGCTGGCGGCTGCGCAGGCGCGGATCAGGCAGTTCGAGGATGATCTGGCGTCGATGTCGATGACACGACTGGACCCGGTGACGGATAGTGCGTTGCGTGATCTTGCCAACCGGTATCCTGGGCTGGTGTCGTATGACGCTGACCGTGGGATGCTGCGGTTTGCGAGCGATCTGACGTTTGACTCGGGCTCTGCGGTGGTGCGTGCTTCTGCGGGAGACAGCCTGCGGGCCTTGGCGGGGATTCTCAACTCGTCGGATGCGATGAACTATGACGCTCGCATCGTGGGGCATACGGATTCGCAGCGTGTGAGTGCGGCGACGGCACAGCGTCACGCGACGAACATGCACCTTTCGGCGCACCGGGCGATTGCGGTGCGCGATGCGCTCATCGGGCTTGGTGTGACGCCTGGGCGCATGGAGGCGGCAGGTTGGGGCGAGTTCCGTCCTGCGGTGCCGAACACTGCCAGCGGCAATACGCCTGAGAACCGTCGCGTCGAGATCTACATCGTTCGAGGATCGGGCGGGGCACGCTCGCTGGGTGCTCCGAGTGGCGGTTCGATTGAACTTGATCGCGATCGGGGTGCGGGCGGGTTTGAGCCTGTGAAGTAA
- a CDS encoding amidohydrolase family protein, whose protein sequence is MKDLITVIPDRTPTLVLLRPDAVWDAHRDPNIGASLLILIERHHDQLTRLQTLQCSPSLDAPSGTLTLPLPGTILLPGFVNAHTHLDLTAIGPRPRPAESAFAAWLDTVRTSRPQSEPDIAAAVRQGVERSLAGGVVAVGDIAGCTSTGPTLAPWHTLAASPLAGVSFLEFFAIGNRAHDRIAHLHQLLNSIASQPPTSHTTRLGLSPHSPYSAEPSAFDAALQLASAHNLPLTTHLAETLDERNFIQHAQGPHRTFLESLSLFPPPTSAHFGLGHHPIEHLAPYLARAHWLCAHCNDCPDHALAILARSRASVAYCPRASDYFNAPHFLGPHRYRDMLAAGINVCLGTDSIINLPADPHDQSTGSLSTLDEARLLIHRDDLDPQTALAMLTTNGARALGLDPIAWTFTPGAPLAGIVALPAGPNPADALTATHKPALLAICAASTTHP, encoded by the coding sequence ATGAAAGACCTCATCACAGTTATCCCAGATCGCACTCCCACACTCGTCCTCCTCAGGCCCGACGCAGTATGGGATGCCCACCGGGATCCAAACATCGGAGCCTCGCTCCTGATCCTCATTGAACGCCATCACGACCAACTCACCCGCCTCCAGACACTCCAATGTTCCCCGTCTCTCGACGCCCCTTCCGGCACACTCACTCTCCCTCTCCCCGGCACCATCCTGCTCCCAGGGTTTGTCAATGCCCACACGCATCTCGATCTCACCGCCATAGGCCCACGACCAAGGCCCGCCGAATCAGCCTTCGCCGCTTGGCTCGACACCGTGCGCACATCGCGCCCGCAATCCGAACCCGACATCGCCGCTGCTGTCCGTCAGGGTGTCGAACGCTCACTCGCCGGAGGCGTCGTTGCAGTCGGCGACATCGCAGGCTGCACATCCACTGGTCCCACGCTCGCCCCATGGCACACACTCGCTGCATCGCCCTTGGCAGGTGTCAGTTTCCTCGAGTTCTTCGCCATCGGCAATCGCGCTCACGATCGCATCGCACACCTCCACCAACTCCTCAACTCCATTGCATCCCAACCACCCACATCCCACACCACCCGCCTCGGCCTCAGCCCACACTCTCCATACTCCGCCGAGCCCTCTGCCTTCGACGCCGCACTCCAACTCGCCTCAGCACACAACCTCCCCCTCACGACACACCTGGCCGAAACACTCGACGAACGCAACTTCATCCAGCACGCACAAGGTCCGCACCGCACATTCCTCGAGTCCCTCAGCCTTTTCCCCCCGCCCACCAGCGCACACTTCGGCCTCGGGCATCATCCCATCGAGCACCTCGCCCCATACCTCGCCCGCGCTCACTGGCTCTGCGCGCATTGCAACGACTGCCCCGACCACGCACTCGCCATCCTCGCCCGCTCTCGCGCAAGCGTCGCATACTGCCCGCGCGCCAGCGACTACTTCAACGCGCCACACTTCCTGGGCCCTCACCGCTATCGCGACATGCTCGCAGCCGGCATCAATGTCTGCCTCGGCACCGACTCCATCATCAACCTCCCCGCAGATCCACACGACCAATCCACAGGCTCCCTCTCAACGCTCGATGAAGCCCGCCTGCTCATCCATCGCGATGATCTCGACCCGCAGACCGCACTGGCCATGCTCACCACAAACGGCGCACGCGCCCTCGGCCTCGATCCCATCGCATGGACATTCACGCCCGGTGCCCCGCTCGCAGGCATCGTCGCCCTCCCCGCAGGCCCCAATCCAGCCGACGCTCTCACCGCCACACACAAGCCCGCACTGCTCGCAATCTGCGCCGCAAGCACCACCCACCCCTGA